One Segnochrobactrum spirostomi genomic window carries:
- the hypA gene encoding hydrogenase maturation nickel metallochaperone HypA, giving the protein MHEMALCESLLDSLREAARTHGFSKVSTVRLSVGAFAGVEVEALRFGFDVVMRGSLADGAELIVLNEPGTAWCFDCSDTVALADRLAPCPRCGGERLRPNGGTDLRIKDLEVV; this is encoded by the coding sequence ATGCATGAGATGGCGCTCTGCGAAAGCCTGCTCGACTCGCTCCGCGAGGCCGCGCGCACCCACGGCTTCAGCAAGGTCAGCACGGTACGGCTCTCCGTCGGCGCGTTCGCCGGCGTCGAGGTCGAGGCGCTGCGGTTCGGTTTCGATGTCGTGATGCGCGGCTCGCTCGCGGACGGCGCGGAACTGATCGTCCTCAACGAACCCGGCACCGCATGGTGCTTCGATTGCTCGGACACGGTGGCGCTCGCCGACCGCCTCGCCCCGTGCCCCCGCTGCGGCGGCGAGCGGTTGCGGCCGAACGGCGGAACCGACTTGCGCATCAAGGATCTGGAGGTGGTGTGA
- a CDS encoding HypC/HybG/HupF family hydrogenase formation chaperone, with amino-acid sequence MCLGVPMRIERIDGWVGECRRGNERHRIDLSLLPEARPGDHVLTFLGAGRRLIDAEEARQIDDAHAAVAAVMRGETGSLDEAFADLVDREPPLPPHLAAQLETARAAREDQTS; translated from the coding sequence ATGTGTCTCGGCGTTCCCATGCGGATCGAACGGATCGACGGCTGGGTCGGCGAATGCCGGCGCGGCAACGAACGGCACCGGATCGACCTCTCGCTGCTGCCGGAGGCGCGCCCCGGCGATCACGTCCTCACCTTCCTCGGCGCCGGTCGCCGGCTGATCGATGCCGAGGAGGCCCGCCAGATCGACGACGCCCACGCTGCCGTCGCCGCCGTGATGCGGGGCGAGACGGGCTCGCTCGACGAAGCCTTCGCCGATCTCGTCGACCGCGAACCACCCTTACCGCCGCACCTCGCCGCCCAGCTCGAGACCGCGCGCGCCGCCCGAGAGGACCAGACATCATGA
- a CDS encoding HyaD/HybD family hydrogenase maturation endopeptidase, protein MDDPCAADGDRILVLGIGNILWADEGFGVRVIEALDSRYELPANVTVLDGGTQGLYLLPHLEDADGVILVDAIDYGLPPATLKVLRDDEVPAVLGARKVSLHQTGFQEVLALLHFRGCAPRRLRLVGIQPERLDDYGGGLTPAVADKLEPALAAVLAILADDFGIAAVPRTSHDGFAAPAVSREVYEGGRPSPEAACRVGDARVLAGWTQG, encoded by the coding sequence ATGGACGATCCTTGCGCTGCTGACGGCGATCGCATCCTCGTGCTCGGCATCGGCAACATCCTCTGGGCCGACGAAGGGTTCGGGGTCCGCGTCATCGAGGCGCTCGATTCCCGCTATGAACTGCCGGCCAACGTCACCGTGCTCGACGGTGGCACCCAGGGCCTCTACCTCCTGCCGCATCTCGAGGACGCCGACGGCGTCATCCTCGTCGACGCCATCGATTACGGCCTGCCCCCCGCGACGCTGAAGGTGCTGCGCGACGACGAAGTCCCCGCCGTGCTCGGCGCGCGCAAGGTCAGCCTGCATCAGACCGGTTTCCAGGAAGTGCTCGCGCTCCTGCACTTTCGCGGCTGCGCACCACGCCGGCTGCGGCTCGTCGGCATCCAGCCGGAGCGGCTCGACGATTATGGCGGCGGTCTGACCCCCGCCGTCGCGGACAAGCTGGAACCGGCGCTCGCGGCCGTCCTTGCGATCCTCGCGGACGATTTCGGCATCGCAGCGGTGCCGCGCACCTCGCACGACGGCTTCGCCGCCCCCGCTGTCTCCCGCGAAGTGTACGAGGGCGGGCGCCCCAGCCCCGAGGCCGCCTGCCGCGTCGGCGACGCCCGGGTGCTCGCCGGCTGGACGCAGGGGTGA
- a CDS encoding [NiFe]-hydrogenase assembly chaperone HybE, translated as MTIPRFEGSFLGDVSRLPANAKLECKICWHVYDPAEGCDYWQVPAGTPFARLPDHWRCPRCDGARDQFMVIDAADAPAAIPVPAVPDPLAALAAEAARRFEATFREIHAGQMRGVPLVNETLGVRAIGFRPYEGRIIGVLVTPWFMNIVLVPGPDDNWAKLVTGSREILDFPSGEYEFLGANRTETGPYKACSLFSPMLEFTSMLQAEDTARAALAALFDPALRDDEADGEAATSAPPQTVTPLAEPSRRTLIFGGSAAGRDARP; from the coding sequence ATGACGATCCCTCGGTTCGAAGGCTCCTTTCTCGGCGACGTCTCGCGGCTCCCCGCGAACGCGAAGCTCGAATGCAAGATCTGCTGGCATGTCTATGATCCCGCAGAAGGATGCGATTATTGGCAGGTGCCCGCCGGCACCCCCTTCGCGCGCCTACCGGACCATTGGCGCTGCCCGCGCTGCGACGGCGCGCGCGACCAGTTCATGGTGATCGACGCCGCGGACGCGCCGGCTGCAATCCCCGTTCCGGCAGTGCCGGACCCGCTCGCGGCGCTCGCCGCCGAGGCCGCGCGCCGCTTCGAGGCCACCTTCCGCGAGATCCACGCCGGGCAGATGCGCGGCGTCCCGCTCGTCAACGAAACACTCGGCGTGCGAGCGATCGGCTTCCGGCCTTACGAAGGGCGGATCATCGGCGTCCTCGTCACGCCGTGGTTCATGAACATCGTGCTCGTGCCGGGGCCGGACGACAATTGGGCGAAGCTCGTGACCGGCAGCCGCGAAATCCTCGATTTCCCCTCCGGCGAATATGAGTTCCTGGGGGCGAACCGCACCGAGACGGGCCCCTACAAGGCCTGCTCGCTGTTCTCGCCGATGCTCGAATTCACCTCGATGCTGCAAGCCGAGGACACCGCCCGGGCGGCCCTCGCCGCTCTGTTCGATCCCGCCTTGCGCGACGACGAGGCGGACGGCGAAGCCGCGACCTCGGCCCCGCCGCAGACTGTCACGCCGCTCGCCGAGCCGAGCCGTCGGACGCTGATCTTCGGCGGGTCCGCGGCCGGCCGGGACGCACGGCCGTGA
- the nikR gene encoding nickel-responsive transcriptional regulator NikR, whose protein sequence is MQRITIAIDDDLAAELDAHMEATGAASRSEAIRDLVRRGLSGRPGAPADAGCFAVVSCAVDQSVRNLAQRVPQGRLDRHDQTISALSVPLDHTTSVEVTVMRGQVGDIAAYAEALFLERGVMHGSLGLIPIAEDTSHHVHNQGPAHAHTHLRVKSGF, encoded by the coding sequence ATGCAGCGCATCACCATCGCGATCGACGACGACCTCGCCGCGGAGCTCGATGCCCACATGGAAGCGACGGGGGCTGCAAGCCGGTCCGAGGCGATCCGCGATCTGGTGCGGCGCGGCCTGTCGGGCCGGCCGGGCGCGCCGGCAGATGCCGGCTGCTTCGCGGTCGTGAGCTGCGCGGTCGATCAGTCGGTCCGCAATCTGGCGCAGCGCGTGCCGCAAGGGCGCCTCGACCGCCACGACCAGACGATCTCCGCCCTCTCGGTGCCGCTCGACCACACCACCTCAGTCGAGGTGACGGTGATGCGCGGTCAGGTCGGCGACATCGCCGCCTATGCCGAGGCGCTGTTTCTGGAGCGCGGCGTCATGCACGGCAGCCTGGGCCTCATCCCGATTGCCGAGGACACCAGCCACCACGTCCACAACCAGGGCCCGGCGCACGCCCACACCCATCTCCGGGTGAAGAGCGGCTTCTGA
- the hypD gene encoding hydrogenase formation protein HypD, producing MRYVDEFRDPALAAALIREIEGVAHRLERGRDRPFAVMEVCGGHTHAIFRYGLEGLLPDIIEFVHGPGCPVCVLPMGRVDDCVAIAERPEVIFATFGDAIRVPGSRKSLLAAKADGADVRTIYSPLDALALARRHPDREVVFFGLGFETTMPSTALTVLRAEREGVTNFSVFCNHITIIPTLRALLETQDLGIDGFIGPGHVSMVIGTEPYRFIAEEFGKPLVVAGFEPLDLLQALLMVLRQIEGGTARIENQYARVVPDRGNPQAMDAVERVFETRPVFEWRGLGSIERSGVRLREAFARFDAERRFAVPEISVADPDACRCGEVLTGKVKPWACPMFGTACTPEMPLGALMVSSEGSCAAYYQYGGVRQPHADATPHAPKSLEATA from the coding sequence ATGCGCTATGTCGACGAATTCCGCGATCCCGCCCTCGCCGCCGCTTTGATCCGCGAGATCGAGGGCGTGGCGCACCGCCTGGAGCGCGGCCGCGACCGCCCGTTCGCGGTGATGGAGGTATGCGGCGGCCACACTCACGCGATCTTCCGCTACGGCCTCGAAGGCCTGCTGCCCGACATCATCGAGTTCGTGCACGGTCCCGGCTGCCCGGTCTGCGTTCTGCCGATGGGACGGGTCGACGATTGCGTCGCGATCGCAGAGCGGCCGGAGGTGATCTTCGCGACCTTCGGCGACGCCATCCGGGTCCCCGGCTCGCGCAAGAGTCTGCTCGCTGCCAAGGCGGACGGGGCGGATGTGCGCACGATCTATTCCCCGCTCGACGCGCTCGCCCTCGCCCGCCGCCATCCCGACCGCGAGGTCGTGTTCTTCGGTCTCGGCTTCGAGACCACGATGCCCTCGACCGCGCTCACCGTGCTGCGGGCCGAGCGCGAGGGCGTCACCAACTTCTCGGTCTTCTGCAACCACATCACCATCATCCCGACGCTGCGCGCCCTACTCGAAACCCAGGACCTCGGCATCGACGGCTTCATCGGCCCCGGCCACGTCTCGATGGTGATCGGCACCGAGCCCTATCGCTTCATCGCCGAGGAGTTCGGCAAGCCGCTCGTCGTCGCCGGCTTCGAACCGCTCGATCTCCTTCAGGCGCTGCTGATGGTGCTGCGCCAGATCGAGGGGGGCACCGCGCGGATCGAAAACCAATATGCCCGCGTCGTGCCCGACCGCGGCAACCCTCAGGCGATGGACGCCGTCGAGCGGGTGTTCGAGACGCGGCCCGTGTTCGAATGGCGCGGGCTCGGATCGATCGAGCGCTCGGGCGTGCGCCTGCGCGAGGCATTCGCCCGGTTCGACGCGGAGCGGCGTTTCGCGGTCCCCGAAATCAGCGTCGCCGATCCCGACGCCTGCCGCTGCGGCGAGGTGCTGACCGGCAAGGTGAAGCCGTGGGCCTGCCCGATGTTCGGCACCGCCTGCACGCCCGAGATGCCGCTCGGCGCCCTGATGGTCTCCTCCGAGGGCTCCTGCGCCGCCTATTATCAATATGGCGGCGTGCGGCAGCCGCATGCGGACGCGACACCTCACGCGCCGAAGAGCCTGGAGGCGACGGCATGA
- a CDS encoding HypC/HybG/HupF family hydrogenase formation chaperone has protein sequence MCLGIPGRIVAIVDEAAMLATVDVSGVRRTVDVVCVAAPGHPLAELVGAWVLVHVGFAMSVIDEEEAAATLKVLAEIGEAQAEIEAIRTGSVELPAAAS, from the coding sequence ATGTGCCTCGGCATTCCCGGCCGCATCGTCGCGATCGTCGACGAGGCCGCCATGCTCGCGACGGTCGACGTCTCGGGCGTCCGCCGCACGGTGGACGTCGTCTGCGTCGCGGCGCCCGGCCATCCGCTCGCCGAACTCGTCGGCGCCTGGGTTCTCGTCCACGTCGGCTTCGCCATGAGCGTGATCGACGAGGAGGAGGCCGCCGCGACCCTGAAGGTGCTCGCCGAGATCGGCGAGGCGCAGGCGGAGATCGAGGCGATCCGAACCGGCAGCGTCGAGCTGCCGGCCGCGGCGTCGTAA
- a CDS encoding hydrogenase expression/formation protein: MSSLPYATVPPIGFGPGSQPEGEDGLAYLPMPSGMRTYEPHLPEIDDPSRARPAIETLEAVHAALLQWQPGTSALIPLDGLEAEARALVAETLGEGEVSVRIEAGSERIEIQEATLAGVWRIRGGDGGRSRERIEIAAFPRGALVRAFPSDQAAVIDVAAFARPGIINAPAVLAEIAHRSRTRQPGDAPHVVNLTLLPLSPEDMAAIDAVLGQGRTIILSRGYGNCRIDATGMREVWRVRYFNSTDALILDTIEIIDVPAVACAAAEDIADSAERLADILESVR, from the coding sequence ATGTCGTCTCTGCCCTATGCGACGGTTCCCCCGATCGGCTTCGGCCCTGGTTCTCAGCCCGAGGGTGAGGACGGGCTCGCCTATCTGCCGATGCCGTCCGGCATGCGGACCTACGAGCCGCATCTGCCGGAGATCGACGATCCGTCCCGCGCCCGCCCGGCGATCGAGACACTCGAAGCAGTTCACGCCGCGCTGCTCCAATGGCAGCCGGGCACCTCGGCTTTGATCCCCCTCGACGGTCTTGAGGCCGAGGCCCGCGCCCTCGTCGCGGAAACCCTCGGCGAAGGCGAGGTCTCGGTCCGGATCGAGGCGGGAAGCGAACGCATCGAGATCCAGGAAGCGACGCTCGCCGGGGTGTGGCGCATCCGGGGCGGCGACGGCGGCCGCTCTCGCGAGCGCATCGAGATCGCCGCCTTCCCCCGCGGCGCGCTCGTCCGGGCCTTCCCGTCCGATCAGGCGGCGGTGATCGATGTCGCCGCCTTCGCCCGGCCGGGCATCATCAACGCTCCGGCGGTGCTGGCCGAGATCGCCCACCGCAGCCGCACCCGCCAGCCGGGCGACGCGCCCCACGTCGTCAACCTCACCCTGCTGCCGCTCAGCCCCGAAGATATGGCGGCGATCGATGCCGTGCTCGGCCAGGGCCGCACGATCATCCTGTCGCGCGGCTACGGCAATTGTCGGATCGACGCGACGGGGATGCGCGAGGTCTGGCGGGTGCGCTACTTCAACTCCACGGATGCGCTGATCCTCGATACGATCGAGATCATCGACGTGCCGGCGGTCGCCTGCGCGGCGGCGGAAGACATCGCCGATTCCGCCGAGCGCCTCGCCGACATCCTCGAATCCGTGCGCTGA
- a CDS encoding DUF4198 domain-containing protein, with product MSDRIAAALGLLLLGFATPAAAHFQEIIPSADVLPDGGTVDVALVFTHPMERGPTMDMKKPAAVGVLSGGKRTDLTTRITEKPVDGKQAWSFTYDLAEPGAAIFYVEPQPYWEPAENKYIVHYAKVIVDGYASGEGWDALVGLPVEIEPLTRPTGLWTGNVFTGVVLKNGKPAPFTDIEVEFINDGSVKPPNDAFVTQVLKADANGTFTYAMPRAGWWGFAALTQGDKPMTSPQGKSVPVEEGGLIWVKTTDMGAK from the coding sequence ATGTCGGACAGGATTGCCGCCGCGCTCGGTCTCCTTCTCCTCGGCTTCGCGACGCCGGCGGCGGCGCACTTCCAGGAGATCATCCCTTCGGCCGACGTGCTGCCGGACGGCGGGACGGTCGATGTCGCCCTCGTCTTCACCCATCCGATGGAGCGCGGGCCGACGATGGACATGAAGAAGCCGGCCGCGGTCGGCGTCCTCTCCGGCGGCAAGCGCACCGATCTCACCACCCGGATCACCGAGAAGCCGGTCGACGGCAAGCAGGCGTGGTCCTTCACCTACGACCTCGCCGAGCCCGGCGCCGCGATCTTCTATGTCGAGCCGCAGCCTTATTGGGAGCCGGCCGAGAACAAGTACATCGTCCACTACGCCAAGGTGATCGTCGACGGCTACGCCTCCGGCGAAGGCTGGGACGCCCTCGTCGGCCTGCCGGTCGAGATCGAGCCGCTGACCCGCCCGACCGGGCTCTGGACCGGCAACGTCTTCACCGGCGTTGTGCTCAAGAACGGCAAGCCCGCACCCTTCACCGACATCGAAGTCGAGTTCATCAACGACGGCAGCGTGAAGCCGCCGAACGATGCCTTCGTCACGCAGGTCCTCAAGGCCGACGCGAACGGCACCTTCACCTACGCGATGCCGCGCGCGGGCTGGTGGGGCTTCGCCGCACTGACCCAGGGCGACAAGCCGATGACCTCGCCGCAGGGCAAGAGCGTCCCCGTCGAAGAGGGCGGGCTCATCTGGGTGAAGACGACCGATATGGGCGCGAAATAG
- a CDS encoding hydrogenase encodes MSDAESAPLPAATPASDGLHPLVDRLVAAHGYPYLDGESLPDWSAGVRLVFLPAHGRAHVETPDVAVVLPELQRVLRADGGAVAGPACERRLREQLGGIALPAIVVVGGREPVGSLSRMRDWDEFIDRLAPLVAAARGDSPPAAPTPLSAALS; translated from the coding sequence ATGAGCGATGCCGAAAGCGCCCCCTTGCCCGCCGCGACCCCGGCCTCCGACGGCCTTCATCCCCTGGTCGATCGCCTCGTCGCGGCCCACGGCTATCCCTATCTCGACGGCGAGAGCCTGCCGGACTGGAGCGCGGGCGTAAGGCTCGTTTTTCTCCCCGCCCACGGGCGCGCCCATGTCGAGACGCCGGACGTCGCCGTGGTGCTGCCCGAGCTCCAACGCGTCCTGCGCGCCGACGGCGGCGCGGTCGCCGGCCCGGCCTGCGAGCGGCGGCTGCGGGAGCAACTCGGCGGCATCGCCCTCCCCGCCATCGTCGTGGTCGGAGGCCGCGAGCCGGTCGGCTCGCTCTCCCGCATGCGGGATTGGGACGAGTTCATCGACCGTCTCGCGCCGCTCGTCGCGGCCGCGCGCGGCGACAGCCCGCCGGCCGCACCCACCCCGCTTTCCGCCGCCCTTTCGTGA
- a CDS encoding nickel-dependent hydrogenase large subunit, whose product MTLAALDITFDPSDRAEPWRFAPVAGPDPARCVIGRTPEEAERLLPRVFNLCGGAHGAAAAAALGRDAGPDAVAARLAVARQERIRDHALAVLHDWPTLFGLEPDRAALGRIGGGAADRRALAQHLASGDPDLAAASAADLDAWIDEGASPAARVLARLRQAAEPLIGRAELPSPTRTDFAAALHDGAPPMPRETTILDGWREAPLVAALLAREGASLVTRFVARLLDLLAGLIDAPDPAPVPAASPGLGRAWAARGLLAHQARVENGVVTAYHVLSPSAWNLAPGGLLTRVLTALPIGPNTPMLARIAIASVNPCVPVRLRVETPEGALHA is encoded by the coding sequence GTGACCCTCGCCGCGCTCGACATCACGTTCGATCCGTCGGACAGGGCAGAGCCTTGGCGCTTCGCGCCGGTGGCCGGGCCGGATCCGGCGCGTTGCGTGATCGGGCGTACCCCGGAGGAGGCCGAGCGTCTGCTCCCCCGCGTGTTCAACCTCTGCGGCGGCGCCCATGGCGCGGCGGCGGCCGCCGCCCTCGGGCGCGATGCCGGGCCGGACGCGGTCGCCGCGCGCCTGGCTGTGGCACGGCAGGAGCGCATCCGCGACCACGCCCTCGCCGTCCTGCACGACTGGCCGACCCTGTTCGGCCTGGAACCCGACAGGGCGGCGCTCGGGCGCATCGGCGGGGGCGCAGCCGACCGGCGCGCGCTCGCACAGCACCTCGCCAGCGGCGATCCCGATCTCGCGGCCGCCTCGGCCGCCGATCTCGACGCCTGGATCGACGAAGGCGCCTCTCCAGCCGCGCGCGTGCTGGCCCGCCTGCGGCAGGCAGCCGAGCCCCTAATCGGCCGTGCCGAACTCCCGAGCCCCACGCGCACCGACTTCGCCGCGGCTCTTCACGACGGCGCGCCGCCCATGCCGCGCGAGACGACTATCCTCGACGGGTGGCGGGAAGCTCCGCTCGTCGCCGCGTTGCTCGCCCGCGAGGGGGCGTCGCTCGTAACCCGCTTCGTCGCCCGTCTCCTCGATCTGCTTGCCGGTCTCATCGACGCACCCGATCCCGCGCCGGTCCCTGCCGCCTCGCCCGGCCTCGGCCGCGCGTGGGCCGCCCGCGGCCTGCTCGCCCATCAGGCGCGGGTCGAGAACGGCGTCGTGACGGCGTATCATGTGCTCTCGCCGAGCGCCTGGAACCTCGCCCCCGGCGGGCTTCTCACCCGCGTGCTCACCGCCTTGCCGATCGGACCCAACACGCCGATGCTGGCGCGGATCGCGATCGCGAGCGTCAACCCGTGCGTGCCGGTGCGGCTCAGGGTCGAGACGCCGGAGGGAGCCCTGCATGCATGA
- the hypE gene encoding hydrogenase expression/formation protein HypE gives MNAPTSAPLRAPRRALPQTITLAHGGGGTAMRDLIEVVFVSAFATTRDQDAAAPLEDQARFDLAALAASGDRLAFTTDSFVVDPLFFPGGDIGKLAVCGTINDIAVGGARPVALSCAMILEEGLPVEILRRVAVSMAETARAAGVPIVTGDTKVVARGACDKLFITTTGIGVVRTGIEIGIGRARPGDVVLVNGLLGDHGAAILDARGDLHLDHTIESDCAPLHDLVAVLITAAPGVRSLRDATRGGVSAVLNELAEASGVGVRIRELDLPVRPEVHGFCEILGLDPLYLANEGKLVAVVPADEAAAALAALRAHPLGREAVAIGEVVATRPGRVVMETRFGGERIVDMLVGDQLPRIC, from the coding sequence ATGAACGCACCTACCTCCGCCCCCCTTCGTGCTCCGCGTCGGGCCCTGCCGCAGACGATCACCCTCGCCCACGGCGGCGGCGGCACCGCGATGCGCGACCTCATCGAGGTGGTCTTCGTCTCGGCGTTCGCGACGACCCGTGATCAGGACGCGGCGGCGCCGCTCGAGGATCAGGCCCGCTTCGACCTCGCCGCCCTCGCGGCCTCGGGCGATCGCCTCGCCTTCACGACTGACAGCTTCGTAGTCGATCCGCTGTTCTTCCCAGGCGGCGACATCGGCAAGCTCGCGGTGTGCGGCACCATCAACGACATCGCGGTCGGAGGTGCTCGCCCCGTCGCGCTCTCCTGCGCGATGATCCTCGAGGAGGGGCTGCCGGTCGAGATTCTGCGCCGGGTCGCCGTGTCGATGGCCGAGACGGCGCGGGCGGCGGGCGTGCCGATCGTCACCGGCGACACCAAGGTCGTCGCCCGCGGCGCCTGCGACAAGCTCTTCATCACCACGACCGGCATCGGCGTCGTGCGCACCGGCATCGAGATCGGGATCGGCCGGGCGCGGCCGGGCGACGTGGTGCTCGTCAACGGGCTCCTCGGCGATCACGGCGCCGCCATCCTCGATGCCCGCGGCGATCTGCACCTCGACCACACCATCGAGAGCGATTGCGCGCCACTCCACGATCTTGTCGCGGTCCTCATCACGGCGGCGCCCGGCGTCCGCAGCCTGCGCGACGCGACCCGCGGCGGGGTCTCCGCCGTCCTCAACGAGCTCGCCGAGGCGAGCGGCGTCGGCGTCCGCATCCGCGAGCTCGACCTGCCGGTGCGCCCCGAGGTCCACGGCTTCTGCGAGATCCTCGGGCTCGATCCGCTCTATCTCGCCAACGAGGGCAAGCTCGTCGCCGTCGTGCCGGCCGATGAAGCGGCGGCGGCGCTCGCTGCGCTGCGCGCCCACCCGCTCGGGCGTGAGGCCGTGGCGATCGGCGAAGTCGTCGCGACGCGGCCGGGTCGGGTCGTGATGGAGACCCGCTTCGGGGGCGAACGCATCGTCGACATGCTGGTCGGCGATCAGCTTCCGCGCATCTGCTGA
- a CDS encoding sigma-54-dependent transcriptional regulator: MNAPAGTPTPTRAAILVVDDEPRSVEVIARVLGEDFEVHTALNAAAALAILETEWIQAIFCDQRMPERSGVDLLTEVRARWPDIVRIIVTGYTDTDDMIGAINEAGIHQFITKPWHPDQLLLAAQGAARLYQLQRDYDRLSLELKLAAPTAQARVVERREKVRENFHFDALIRSPGSALNEVCRRAAQVATFDIPVLILGETGTGKELLSRAIHYSSLRGERPFFAVNCGAIPDELLESELFGHKKGSFTGAHTNRIGLLDQADGGTVLLDEIGDVSPAFQVKLLRFLQEGEIRPVGSNDVKRVNVRVLAATHADLSAAVKAGRFREDLYYRLAALTLTMPPLRERRGDLRALAQHLLDRLSTTHGKRVKGFTEEALGCIETYDWPGNVRELQNEVTRMLVLAGTDQLGADLLSPHVVHGAAAASAKVMPLEAAIRNAGPLKDRIERMEALILMETLVRCRWNKSRAAEELGLSRVGLRAKLERYGIARDAAFGRSH; the protein is encoded by the coding sequence GTGAACGCTCCGGCCGGCACCCCGACCCCGACCCGTGCGGCCATCCTGGTGGTGGACGACGAGCCGCGCTCGGTCGAGGTGATCGCCCGGGTGCTCGGCGAGGATTTCGAGGTCCACACGGCGCTGAACGCCGCCGCCGCGTTGGCAATCCTGGAGACGGAGTGGATCCAGGCGATCTTCTGCGACCAGCGCATGCCCGAGCGCTCCGGCGTCGATCTCCTCACCGAAGTCCGCGCCCGCTGGCCGGACATCGTGCGCATCATCGTTACCGGCTACACCGACACCGACGACATGATCGGGGCGATCAACGAAGCCGGCATCCACCAGTTCATCACCAAGCCCTGGCATCCGGACCAATTGCTGCTCGCCGCGCAAGGGGCCGCCCGGCTCTACCAGCTCCAGCGTGACTATGACCGGCTCTCGCTCGAACTGAAACTCGCGGCGCCGACGGCTCAGGCGCGCGTGGTGGAACGCCGCGAGAAGGTCCGGGAGAATTTCCACTTTGATGCCCTGATCCGCAGCCCCGGCAGTGCCCTCAACGAGGTCTGCCGCCGCGCCGCCCAGGTCGCGACCTTCGATATCCCCGTGCTCATCCTCGGCGAGACCGGTACCGGCAAGGAGCTCCTGTCGCGCGCGATCCATTATTCGAGCCTGCGCGGCGAGCGGCCCTTTTTCGCCGTCAATTGCGGGGCGATCCCCGACGAGCTCCTCGAGTCCGAGCTGTTCGGCCACAAGAAGGGCTCGTTCACGGGCGCCCACACCAACCGGATCGGCCTCCTCGATCAGGCCGACGGCGGCACCGTGCTCCTCGACGAGATCGGCGACGTCTCCCCCGCCTTCCAGGTGAAGCTCTTGCGCTTCCTTCAGGAGGGCGAGATCCGCCCGGTCGGCTCGAACGACGTGAAGCGGGTCAATGTCCGCGTGCTGGCGGCCACCCACGCCGATCTCTCGGCCGCCGTGAAGGCAGGCCGCTTCCGCGAAGACCTGTACTACCGGCTCGCCGCGCTGACCCTGACGATGCCGCCCTTGCGTGAGCGGCGCGGCGACCTCAGGGCGCTCGCCCAGCACCTGCTCGACCGCCTGTCGACGACCCACGGCAAACGGGTCAAGGGCTTCACCGAGGAGGCCCTCGGCTGCATCGAAACCTATGACTGGCCTGGTAACGTCCGGGAATTGCAGAACGAAGTGACGCGGATGCTGGTCCTTGCCGGAACCGATCAGCTCGGCGCCGATCTGCTGTCGCCGCACGTCGTTCATGGCGCGGCGGCGGCGTCCGCGAAGGTCATGCCGCTCGAAGCGGCGATCCGCAATGCGGGGCCGCTGAAGGACCGCATCGAGCGGATGGAAGCCCTCATCCTGATGGAGACGCTGGTGCGCTGCCGCTGGAACAAGAGCCGGGCGGCCGAAGAGCTCGGCCTCTCCCGGGTCGGCCTGCGCGCCAAGCTCGAACGTTACGGCATCGCCCGCGACGCCGCGTTCGGGCGCAGCCACTGA